The Girardinichthys multiradiatus isolate DD_20200921_A chromosome 23, DD_fGirMul_XY1, whole genome shotgun sequence DNA segment CTGTTTCACTGCAGACCTCTGTAATGCAGAGTACTCTAATCCTAACACATGGTGTGACGatgtagaaaaatataaattggCTAAAATTTACATTGGCAGGTTATAGCTTTCCAAAATCGGTGGTTGGTAATTAGCCATAACATCTCTTATCGGTACATTTTCAATTATTAATTCAGTTCTCGATTTTGCATCTAACTGACTGCTGCTTGAATATTCTTCAAAAGACTTTATCAAGAGACTGTAGAGCCTGTAAAAAAAGAAGTGTttgaaaaaacagcatcaaagTCACAAAGTTAAAATAGACATAAATGATAACCAGAATGAGTCAGACCCTCGATCCATTCAATCAGAACTCACTTTCAAAGTGGGAGCTGAGGTGTAAAGCTGGTCTGTAGGGAAAAGAGGTGCCAGCCAGCTCCTGCTAACTAGCTGTCTCTTTTATCTCTGGGTGGATCAGCTCTGCCATGCGGACTacagatggattgaaggcaaCAAAGAGAGTGACAGAAAATCATTTCAGTCAAAGATGTGACACATACAGAATGTGGGTTGTACCATTAACTAACCCTGCGGTAACCCCTTTGAAAAGAAGACAGGTAAACATGTCCAGGCATGCAAGCCAAACGGATAAATATCCTTCCACCTAATCACAAAAAACCCCGCCTCGAACATTGCTGCAGTCATCATGGCCATTTTGACTTCGAGAAATGGAAAACTCAAACACAGCAGATTTTAAAGCATGATATGGTCATGGGAAAAGAACAGGGGGAGAATTTAAACAAGGGCAGAATATCTAGACAGTGCATTATGCTGCTGCGGGCCCTCTATCTGCTCCTCTCTGCCTGGGTGGTGACCCTGTTGTCCCCCTCAGCCACACAACAACCTGTTAGTGCTGAATCTGTGTTCATCTGCAGGTCTGTGTATCTGTGCCTCAAACATAAAGTCAACAGGTTCAAACTACCTGCATCGAGGTGTCCTATGTCACAACAAAATCATTATTGTAATGCAACATTAAATACTAATTAAGTCAGCAGGCCAACTCTTGACTCTAGACTTAAAAATAATATGTACAATTTTTACACAATGATACACAAAGAATAAAAAGCTTTAATACTCTAAATCtggctgttctgtgaaagtcTCAGCATATTTTCAGAGAATGTTAGTGACAgtgtcatgaagaccaaggaacacagcagataggtcaggAATAAAGTCATGGAGAAGCTTAAAGTAAAGTCGGTTTACAAAACAATTTCCCAAGCTTTCAACTCCCATGGAGCACTGTTTATACCATGACCTGAACTGGGAAAGAGTATGGCTAAACTGCAAACGTACCACAACATGGCCATTCATCTAAACTGACAAGCTAGATAAGGCCAGATGATCAGAGAAGCAGGGCCgatggtaactctagaggagctgcagagatctattGACAGGACACAAATCTGATCTTTATATGTGTGGCACAAAAAATGCTATTGTTGAaacaaagccataagaagtcctgttagGAGCTTGCTTCAAGCCATGCAGAGGATTCAGCAAACATGAGAGATGGTCTAAACACTGCACTTCACCCTCACCTCAACTGATCAATGTtaatgggaaaatggatggaactaaatacaggtcGATCCTAAAAGAAACCCGTTAGAGGCTGCAAGACACTTCACACGGGGGGTGTAGGTTctccttctagcaggacaacccaaaacatacaaccagagcttcaccagaatggtttagatcaaagcatattataaaagttttaaaatggcctactcaaagtctagacctaaatctaactgagaatctgtggcagttATACCCCAAAGGGCTTGCAGGTGAAATAACAGTGAAtgttggttctacaaagtattgactttgGGGTCTGACCACAAATGTGAAATCATGGaaccattttctgatttttatttgcaggtAAATTTAAAACCcctattttctttccactttacaattatgccctgttttgtgctggtctatcagttaaaatcccaataaattacatagagtttttggtttcaggtcatatttttttttttttaaagttcaagaggtatgttCAAGGGGCCTTGTGTTTAGTAAATTGCACAaatccataaaataaaaatggatatGTGATTAGTAAAAACTCTTTCAAGTTCACATTGTTACTGATCAGGCAGACAAACAGCATCaccaacacacaaacagcagcCTATTCCACCTGAAGCCCTCCCCTCAGCGATGCAGCCAGGCCTCTGGTAGCTATGGGCAAAGTGGGGCAGAAACAGGATGCAGGGGGAGAGGAAGAGAAAGGATGGTTATTAGAGGGAGAAAGAGAGCAGAATGACACAGCAGTTTGCAGGACAGTGGGACACAGTCAACACAATGAGGCTGTTATGTTTCCTGCAAAGTCGTCCTAAATAAATCTGCTGTGCATCGTGACAGGGGAAGTTATTCAGGAGAGAGGAAAGATGTTACCAGCAGAATCATTGAATATTATCTCTTAGTCTAAGTTTTAATGCGTTCAGAGTGCAACTTCCATTCGAAATTAAGTGTAAAAGGATAATTTCCCATTGGTCATCATGACCCTTCTCACAAATTTACGTGAAAAGCAATATCTATGCAAACTCTATAATCTTCCCAATAATTGTggagaaaaacatcaaaatctgcTGTTGTTGCGTATGACGCCTGATCAATTTGCACACGCACGGGTGTTTTCACCTGAGGATTTTATGAGCTCATTTCAGAACCAGTCTTGATACATTTTACAGGAAACCAGCTGGTAATTATGTGTCTCCTCCCTAAACTCTGCttctggaagaaaaacaaatgcaacagatgaaaGCACAAGCTGGGGAGAAATTGAACTTGCAAAAGTCGATGATGTCATGGGTGGAGTATTCCTGCGCCTGATTTTCTTGCAGCCTCCATAAACTCCCTCCTTGATAAACCAGAGACAGTCTCATTTTATCGGATCTACCTAAGACGTCAATGATGGACAAGTGGAGGTGGTGTTTTAGCGAAATCGAATCTGTTTTTATTGGAGCAGACGTAGCAGGTCTTTCGCATCTCTTCTCTCTCCAGCCCCATCACCACCGCCGCACTGGGAGTGGAACGCATCCCAGTTAGAGCATCTATTTACATCCACTCACCGCTTCTCTCAGCTGTCCGCGCCTCCCTTTCCTTCTCACGACGACAAGACACAAAGTAGTGAGCGGGGCAGGAGTCGAGCGCTGCTTTTAAGTGCCAGCCCTGCCCGTAGCTTTGAGCCGGGCCGCCCGCATCAGATCGCATCacatcatccctccatcctcACCAGCCCCGCGGCTCGCTGCGCTGCTGGCGGCCGAGCTGTGCGCTCTCTCTCTGCGCCAGAAAATCCCCGGAGCGGCGCGGCGTGGCGCTGTGGAGCTCTCTCTATcgtcctctctctctctgtctgagcCAATTGGCCAATAAGAGCCGCGGACCTAGGACGCTGGGAGCACCAGGCGGAGGGACGCAGTCGTAATAATAAATCTACCGGAGTTAGTTTGCAACTCaggtaatgaaatcacacatcaTCGCGCTTACATCACGCAGGACACCAAACAAACACGGCTGATTTTAAAGGGCCAGCCTCGCATGAAACTCTTCTTTTCGTTTTTAGATTTCCATCCTTCTCCATACCTAGTTTAAAAACTTCTCAGATATTTTGAACCAATTTTTACAGCACCTatacaaatgttttcagttaATATGcggcagatggatggatagatggaaggaaggatggacatGCATGGTAAATGTGTTGTCCATCGTCATATCCAAAGTTTAGATCAAGGTCAGATTGTAAGGCCGaggttatccatccatccatccatccatccatccatccacacaacacagagacacacaggacaaacaaccatacagaTAGGCTTATTTTAATACATGTTAAACTCAATTAGAAATAGAGTTTTCACAGAAATTACAAAGTAACTCAAACTcggttgtgttttttatttttactttgaaatGTGCGCTTCACAGAGGAACAACCTCCTCAAAATTCACACTGGCATGGCTGGTTAACAGTTTGGCTGAGAGAACAGTTCTGAAATGGTTATTATACAATAAGAGACACTACTTAATCACAAAGGTTATTGGTTGAAATATGACAGTGAtacaaaaaaaggagaaaacttCCTGGATTTGTAGTTCTTTTGAATGAATCCTCCATACTTGTGCGGGAATATAATAAAAGATCTTAAGAGTCTTCACATAacaattaaaagcttttttcttgtcagacTATTTTCTAGACATCTTtcagacataaaataaaaaaaaaaacacacattcagaCCTCACGCTATCTGCAGACACAACACACTGACCCTTTCCTTTTAGTGACGTTACACTCAAACCCAAAAATACATTCCTTGTACATGTCGTTTGGCTTCGTTTTGGCTACTGCCGCCTATCCTATCCCTACAGTCCACTGACAGACTCCCCTTTCTGTGCCGGGGGGTTGGAGGTGAAGAGGTGCGGAGGACAGTGACGGAGGTGCACACAGGCTGCCGGTGCTCCAGGAGTGAGGGAGGAGAGGAAGAGCGGCGGAGGAGGACTGGACACGACTGGCCAGAGAAGAGAGCGGCTGGAGCCAGCTGTCGACCGAAGAGAAGCATGGAGCTGAACGGATGGAGCGCATCGCTACATCTGGgttatcaaaaaataaataaaaaggcacCATTTAAAACACATATACATAAACACGTGCTGATGCAAATATTTCCTACAGAGCAGCTGGACCTACCCTTGTGCGAATTATCAAGAGGCATCAGTAAGCTCTTTGCTTGCTTGTTTCCTGCTTGTGCGGCTCGCTTGTAGAACTCAATTGCTGTCTTTAAATTCTGCTGCACCCCGATACCATTTTCATAACAATGACCCAACAAGAACAAGGCAGAGTTGTCCTGAGCACAAAAACAATCACAAAGTTAAAGTTTCAAAATGAATAATACTCATAATAATTATAGTAATAATAACAGTAGTAGAAAGTGGCACAAAGCCTTAAAAAAGTAACATATTTCTGTAGTAAACTTTTCTAATGCAGCCTTGTTCTGATAATACTCCAGGATGGGGAGGGAGACGTCTGACACAAAACACTGATAAACATCTAGAAGTATCTAGAAGGGGACTCACTCCGTTCTCTGCTGCCATCTTCAGATACTGAATGGACTTGCAGCCATTTTTGACAGGATCCTGAGAGTAGAAAGAAGCCAGGCACATCTGAGCCTGAacaggagaaagaaaaaagttatttcattCAGTTAGATCGTACTAAAATTTGGCTTCCAACTGTAGATTCTTTGTGCAGACTAAAGATAGAAAACGTGTTTGAATGACAACGACAGAAGATCTTAAAGAATAAACCAGttcagttttaatattttcaaacGCTCAAATCTAACTGACAGAAAGATCCTTTACACACAATAAGATTATTCACCTATTTTAAGTAATTTGCTTCTGTGAATaagttaaatgtttgtgttaaaaaGCTCTTGTCTATACATCAATATTATGTTAATGGGGGGGGGGCATTTACCTCCACACAAGAGGCCCCTGTGATCCTAACATTTTTCTTAATTATTCAAACTTAAATTATGAACATATTATGATTAATTGCTgtgtttataattatttttgtaatatcAGACAACATTTTAGGCTTTTCTATGTAGAAACTTAACcaaatgattttaaacaaagaaaaccagtGCTTATAAGTTAAATATAAACTGTTTTTTCACAGTAGAAAAAACAACCTGCTACAAAAGATGGACAGAGTCAGCAATAAGCCAACCTAAAACCAAATAACTCAGTTGTTTGTCTTAGTCATGTTATCTACAGCCGTGCTGCTCTGAATAAGGCATACTTTTAATGAAACAGATGCATgtttaaatgattaaagtccAGTAAATCGACTACAAAAGTACAAAGCAGGTTATTCATTAATCACTTAACAGTATTTCAACACTGTACTGTATGCTGTAGCTACAACGTTATCACAGAGAGGCTCTGAACATTTAAAGAAACGACGTCATGATTTGTACCTTGGTGAGCCCATCTGAAGCTGCTTTCTCCAGGAACCTAATGGCGCTGTTCAACTCCCCCATACTCTGATGCCCCCTGCTGGTCAGCAGCAGCTTTGCATAGCGATACTGAGCTTGTTTATGGCCACTGATGGCTGCAAGCTTGTAGTAATGCAGAGCCTTTACGGAGCAGAGGGAAAAGACTTAACAtgttaaaattatgtttaaaattttttatattaaattaataCAATCATATACATAAATAGGATCacataaaatgttataaaaagtatcaaaacaaacacaaattaagAGCTGAACTGACTCAAACTCATCTAAAAGgtttctaaataaaacccaaatcaTTTTGATGTTTATGTAGTTTTTAAGGAATAGAAGAATTTGTAAGCCTTCAGATCCTGCAGATTAATAACATGCATCCAGCTAAAAGACACTATGCGATGGATGAGGGAGATGAAAGGTCAAATTTTACCCAAATTTTGCATGTGCATCCGAATCAGTTGCTGTGACTGGCCTCTGCAGGATGGATAGAGTGAAAACACATTGGCTTTGCAATAAATAAGTTTAGTATTCAGTCATCTGGTATATTCTTATCTTTAGAACTGTATCTCTAGTGTTTCCCGTGGCTATCTCTGTGGCATAGGCATGACTTAAATGAGATCATGAACAATTGTTATTTTTAACCTTATGGCGTCAAAATCAACAAGAATCATAGAAAACAGCAATGGTCCCACCTTCTCCTTGTCCTTGATGACTCCTCTTCCTTTCTCGAAGCACACACCCGTGTTAAACTGCGCCTTGTTGTAGCCATGCTGAGCTGAAGCTAGAAAGCAGCAGAAAGCTTCCTCATAGTTCTCACTCTTGGCACTTTCTAGACCTGTtggaaacacaaagacaaagatGTTCACTTTGAACACAGAAAAAAGCCTAAGGAATAGACAAAGGTTTCTGAATATGAAAGTTTATATGATATCCTGAGGTGAATTTTCGCAGAAAATCCTTACCTATTATGTTGAGGATTACAGGAACACTGGTGTCTCCAACATTTCTGAGGTTGAGTGCTGCTTCTGTCACCCTCTCTCTATCTGACacttcctgaaaaaaaaaaaaaaaaatcaaaatatgtATACATAAATGTCAACACGAATGGATCTGGTTATTCCAAAGTTTCACcttgtctttgttttctgtgcAGAACTCAGTCTGCAGGGGAGGACTCGAAAATGGCTCCTCTGTGTGGAAAAGAGATAAAATGTGTTAAACTCCACCATCTTCAAATATTGTGCCAAAACATCAAGAGTGGCATTATTTTACAGAATCTGACATTAAAGCACAGAACAAACCAGATGTCAGTGAATTGTTGCCCAGGTGCTCCACCTGGTGGTCAGAGAGGGAACTTTCAGTGGCGTCGCTGCTGCTGCTCTGAGATGGGGGCTGATCGTGATTCTGTCTCTCTGGCACAGCCTGCAGACACAAGACATTTCTTCCTCTGGGCAGGACGTCACGTCTCGATACTGATGATAACAAACAACATTGCTGTGTTGGAATACTGATCATACAAGGGTATAGGAAAAAGGACTGTGGGATGAAGATTGTTAAACATCTCATGAATTTGGCAGTGATTTTGAACCGGTAATATCAGACTTTATTTACTGTGGGTGTACTATTGCAATGGTGCCAGAAAGACTCACAAATTTCCAGCAGGATGTGGTATCCGCATTTCTGCAGAGACGAGGGAGCTGTCAGGGTTCCAGGACTAGGACTGGGCTCGGTGCCTGAAGTAAACCTGGAGTGGATCCTTCTGCAGATCTGCATGAACAGCACCGCCGCTGCTCCCTGTGGAGAAACCTTACCGTCACGAGAATATCTCGACTACATCTTTGCCAATAATTCCTGAAAGTATGCCAGGAGCGGTCGGCTGTGTGGCAATAAGCTCAGGGGCTTTTTGATTTCTGGTTTTAGGTTGATTTCTGTCAAACTGCTAGCCAGACTTTCAGTGTGAACACCTCTTACCTCTTCCTAAGAAATTATTGCAAGCCAAGTTTTCACAAACCCAATagagaatgtattttaaaaattcaaACATACAAACGTACACTcgaaatttttattattttattatatcatCTCATTGGACAACACTTTGATACaacactttgatacaatgtacagtagtcagtgtacagcttgtataataGTTTGCTGCCctctcaaaataactcaacacacagccattaatgtctaaaccactggtagcaaaagtgagtacaccccttagTGATAGTGTCCAAATTGTGGCCATTTTTCCCCCAcggtgtcatgtgacttgtTAGTATTACAAAGTGTCAGGTGCGAATGGGGAGCAGGTGTGTTAGATTTGGTGTTACTTTGGGTAAATACTGATATTTTCACACACAGTATCTGAAGACCTACCCATTCCACGGCATCCAGAGCTGTGTAACTTGGAAGTTTGGCATACCCAAACTGAAAcgtcctttctttcttcctcctctccCCATCATCCTCCCGGGATCTTCAAATtaacagcaaaaagaaaaaagataaaaaaaaatctgtctctAATTTAATCTAACAGCATATAAGGTCAGACACTATCAGTTTAAATTAgctaatttgtttctgtttcctgtTAACCCTGactatagaaaaaaaacacacacaagcagATGCTGCCGGATGATGCAAGCAGCTGAAAACGAAGCAGCACAGATGCAACAGGTTCAAACAGGGGGTAAAAGAGCTGTAACAGACAGGGAGACGAGTtctgtctgaaatttaaatttattcAAACATCCTCCTCGAATTAAATGATAACGTTACCGGCAGCTTGAGACGAAGTGAAAAACTGAGGAAAAGAAGCGATGAAAGGGAGACCAACCTGTTGTCGAAGGAGTGTCGGGAAGTGGAGAGAGAAGCTGAGCCGCTGATGACCTCGTCCTCCACTTGGTGGTTCTGGGGGAGTCGCAGAGTGCTGCTGCCATGGTACCGATGGAGAACTGAGTGGAGGCAGAAGAGGGGGAAAAACAGCAGGAATAACTCAGTTAAACACAGGTTTTTATTTCTCAGAGAAACAtgagcaaaaacattaatacaTGTGGATTTAGATGTTAGCTGAATTTTAGTAATTATCGTTTTTTATCTTTACTTTAAATCTATTGCAGCCATAGTCCTACACTTTTAGTTTGactttaaactgatttaaaataggtttattaaatgttattctttattttgtttctttgcagtGCTTATCGGACTTTTATAGCCGTTGTTGGAAGTAAATGTAGATTTTACGTTTCTTTGaactatttgttgtttttgcttaaAATCTTTATTAGGACTTTAGCACGAATACTTGTTAAAAATGACATTGTCTACCTTTGGTGTTTCCTCATCATTACCATCTTCATTTAAACAATCCTTCAAACCAATGTTACCTCTGTTCACAACATATTTCTGAACACACCAGAGTGCCATGCCCTAAATGTATCCTTGGTTAGCTCATTAGATCgtaatagtttgtttttattttccttcttgtTGTTTTGTCTGATAAAAAGCATTTGTGTTGTCCTTGCTGTGAATGTATGTATGAAGACTGACTAATTAACAGATAATAAACTCTACATGGTTGAATCTGTCATAAATGCGCAATTATTCTTGTcagtttaaaaacaatacaGGAATAAAACATTTAGCCCAATTCAAACTGTAGAGAGCCAGAAAACCGACTCTTAAGGACAGAAGGGATGAAATCAGGCTAAGGCAGAAAGTTAGCTTCACTGAACCAAAATAAACCTGCGCAGGTAGTTTGATAACAAGTTACGACTTGCTCTGGCGCAACGTAGTGCAAGCTAACGTTATAATACACGGTACATATGAACTCTACTTATTACGAGTATACCTCTGAATTGCTAACAAAAAAACAGTACACTAGAAAATTAGGAAATAAATACTTTCATTTCTCAATGACGTTTCTCTCACCTCTTCCGACAAAACCTTGAACTCTCCACATGCCGGTTAAACCGATGTTGTAGCTTTACCTACTGACTTATTAGCAACAatacatgtttaaaaataaagaagggGTTGTCCGGACCCATAAGGAGAAAGCAGTCGCTGTTTACCCCTCTCAGGCTGACCGGTggtgaataaaataaacaacaatcTGTCAAGGGATGTGTCGGAAGACCAGCAAACCGGAAAGACTGCAGGTGACGCAACTGGGAAAGTTTGAGAAAATGGTGCAATGCAGCAGCATTGCGCCGCTCATCGGTAAACTAAGGAATTTCAGCAGATTTCTTTGACGAGGTgagaaaagacttgagattgcaaaaaacaaacaaaaaacaccagaCGTAATATATACAACGTGCAATTTGGTCAACAAAATTAGTTACACAGTGAAAACAAGATAATTTGGCAAGAGAAAGACAACAGAAGTGTGCCTAAAATCCTTTGTACTGCAACAACATCATAAAGCGTAGTTCTTAAAAACAGCCTTGTCACAACACCTGGGAAATCCCTCAGGTGTTGTGACAAGGCTGTAAAGCAATGCAACAGAAGGTTTCCTCATTCTGTTGCATTGCTCTTCAGAAATCCACttttctttgaatatttttgcagcAGCTTTCTAAATATctttcaaaagtttttcttGATTATGGACTGGACTAAACAAATcggtaaaaatatatttacataaacaaaatatCAATTTTACCTCATTTTACCATAAAGTACATAAAAACGAGTAGA contains these protein-coding regions:
- the dele1 gene encoding death ligand signal enhancer, coding for MWRVQGFVGRVLHRYHGSSTLRLPQNHQVEDEVISGSASLSTSRHSFDNRSREDDGERRKKERTFQFGYAKLPSYTALDAVEWGAAAVLFMQICRRIHSRFTSGTEPSPSPGTLTAPSSLQKCGYHILLEILSRRDVLPRGRNVLCLQAVPERQNHDQPPSQSSSSDATESSLSDHQVEHLGNNSLTSEEPFSSPPLQTEFCTENKDKEVSDRERVTEAALNLRNVGDTSVPVILNIIGLESAKSENYEEAFCCFLASAQHGYNKAQFNTGVCFEKGRGVIKDKEKALHYYKLAAISGHKQAQYRYAKLLLTSRGHQSMGELNSAIRFLEKAASDGLTKAQMCLASFYSQDPVKNGCKSIQYLKMAAENGDNSALFLLGHCYENGIGVQQNLKTAIEFYKRAAQAGNKQAKSLLMPLDNSHKDVAMRSIRSAPCFSSVDSWLQPLSSLASRVQSSSAALPLLPHSWSTGSLCAPPSLSSAPLHLQPPGTERGVCQWTVGIG